One Dromiciops gliroides isolate mDroGli1 chromosome 3, mDroGli1.pri, whole genome shotgun sequence DNA segment encodes these proteins:
- the LOC122749426 gene encoding ferritin heavy chain-like produces MTTSSPSQLRQNYHQDSEAAINRQINLELYASYVYLSMSYYFDRDDVALKNFAKYFLHQSHEEREHAEKLMKLQNQRGGRIFLQDIKKPDHDDWESGLNAMECALHLEKNVNQSVLELHKLATDKNDPHLCDFIESHYLDEQVKCIKQLGDHVTNLRKMGAPNCGMAEYLFDKHTLGDSDNES; encoded by the coding sequence ATGACGACCTCTTCTCCCTCTCAGTTGCGACAGAACTACCACCAGGACTCTGAGGCTGCCATCAACAGGCAGATCAACCTGGAGCTCTACGCCTCCTACGTCTACCTGTCTATGTCTTACTACTTCGACCGAGATGACGTGGCCCTGAAGAACTTTGCCAAGTATTTCCTGCACCAGTCCCACGAGGAGCGGGAGCACGCTGAGAAGCTGATGAAGCTGCAGAACCAACGCGGTGGCCGCATCTTCCTGCAGGACATCAAGAAACCAGATCATGATGACTGGGAGAGCGGACTGAACGCAATGGAGTGTGCTCTGCacttggaaaaaaatgtcaatcaGTCAGTACTGGAACTGCACAAGCTGGCAACTGACAAAAACGACCCCCatttatgtgatttcattgaaagCCACTACCTGGACGAACAGGTAAAGTGCATCAAACAACTGGGTGATCATGTAACCAACCTTCGCAAAATGGGGGCCCCCAATTGTGGCATGGCAGAATATCTTTTTGACAAGCACACCCTTGGAGACAGTGACAACGAGAGCTAA